The Reichenbachiella carrageenanivorans region TGCTTCTAGTTTTAATGAAAAGCAGTTTTTTCTAGCCCTGAAGTATTTCAATCAATGGCCTGATGAAGTTTATTTCTCTTCTGTTTTAGCTCTTTTAGACAAAACCTCACCAAGTCATAGTGTTTTACTATTGAATGAAATTGTAAATACTCGGCGTGTGATTGCTACCGATTTTTATGATTCCTTCTCAAGGTATCTCTCATCAGAGATGTCTTATCAAGAGGTAGATTTAGTGATTCAGATGCTTGAAAAACACCCAACAAATTCTTTGCAGATACATCAGCAGTTGTTCAACTTATTGACCGACGATATTTTGACTTCGCGTAGCGTATACTGGTATCTGTCTGGGCTGTCTTTGACTAAACCTCAGGAATTGCAATTAGAAATTTATTATAAAAAACACCAACAAAATCTTTGATCAATAGGGAATGAAGAGAAGTGCCTTTTTGTGCACAATTCGCTCCATGTTTATTGAAAACACAACCTTAAAGAATATGACGAATAAGTTGAAAACAAAATGGATACAGAGGTCAGCTCCACTTGTGGCGCTGGTGTTTCTGATCGCATGTGGATCTGAGATCCAAACGGAAGTCTATCGACCGATCAGTGGAGAGGGCAAATATATACTTACACCAGAAGCACCAGGCACACCTCAAATCAATGGGCCAGCTGTGTTTGGTGTGCGTCCAGGCTCACCCTTTTTATATACAATTCCAGCTACTGGACAGCGTCCACTGACTTTCGAAGTGCAAAACCTGCCAGCAGGTTTACAGCTCGATGTGCACACAGGCGTGATCAGTGGTACGATCTCAGATAAGTCCATGCGCAATTACAACATCACTTTGGTGGCTAAAAACCAATTAGGTGTAGACCGCAAAGTACTTGAGGTAAAAGTGGGACAAACCATCTGTCTCACACCACCATTGGGCTGGAACTCATGGAACTGCTGGAAAACGCAGGTGACCCAAGAGCGCGTCTTGGCTTCTGCTCGTGCCATGGTAGACAAAGGGTTGTCCAACTATGGGTGGTCTTTCATCAACATCGATGATGCTTGGCAAGGTCTGCGTGGAGGAAAGCACCAAGGCATACAAGCAGATCCAGTGAAGTTTCCAGATATGAAACAAATGTGCGATGAAATACATGCCATGGGGCTCAAAGTAGGGATCTATTCTTCGCCTTGGATCACCACTTACGCAGGCTATGTAGGAGGATCGAGCCAAAATCCAGAGGGAGACTGGGACGATACTACTATGCATCCCGACGATTTACGTAAGACCAAGGCCTTTTGGCAAGTGGGTGAGTATACTTTCGATGATAAAGATGCCCTGCAGTGGGCCGATTGGGGGATCGATTATTTGAAATATGACTGGAACCCTAATGATCGAGCAAGTACGCAGCGAATGGCTGACGCACTCCAAAATAGCGGTAGAGATATTGTCTATTCGTTATCCAATACTGCGCCCATGCAGCATGCAGATTTATTCTCCAAAGTAGTCAATTGTTTTCGAACGGCTGGCGATCTCAAAGATCGTTGGGATCAGGAAGGTAGCCACCTCAACATCCGAGAGGAGTGGGTGCTGCATCGCAATTGGCTCGATTCTGCTTTTAGCGGTTCGCCAGGCCACTACCCAGATGCAGATATGCTTGTGATTGGCGATGTAGTCACTAGTGGCCCTGAAGGCAAGCCTGTGCCTTCTCGACTTACAGCCGATGAGCAGTATAGCCATGTGTCACTATGGACACTGTGGTCATCTCCATTGCTCATAGGTTGCCCTATAGAGACCCTGGACGATTTCACACTCAACCTGCTCACCAATAGTGAAGTACTCGATATTCATCAAGATGCTGTGGGAGTAGCCGCTCAATCAGTGTATCTCGACGAGGGGTCTGAGATTTTTGTCAAAGTATTGGCAGATGGTAGCAAAGCCGTGGGTCTTTTCAATACTGGAAAAGAGTCTCAGACCATAGCAATGCCCTGGTCTCTTGCCAAACTACAAGGCGTTCAGCAGGTGAGAGACGTCTGGAGGCAAAAAGACATTGGTTTGTACGAGGGGAAATTTTCGGCTCAAGTACCTTCACATGGAGTGGTTTTAGTTCGCTTCATGGCGAATGAATAAAATGAACATCACAAAGTAATACTTATTAGTCTATTATGAAATATACTTTTTTAATGGCCTTATACGCCATGTGCAGTGTTGGTGTGCAAGCTCAAAACCCATTCATTACACACAAATTCATAGCAGATCCTTCTGCGCATGTATTCAACGATCGTGTTTATGTTTATGCCTCTCACGACGAAGACGATGCTGAGTATTATGATATGGTAGACTGGGCTTGTTTTTCATCTAGCGATTTGGCTACTTGGGTAGATCATGGAGCCGTTTTGTCCTTGTCGGAATTGTCGTGGGCGGATAAATGGGCTTGGGCACCAGATGCAGCTCAGCGCAATGGTCTGTATTACCTCTATTATCCTGTAGAGCGAAACAAAATTGGGGTAGCGGTATCAGATCGCCCAGAAGGGCCATTTGAAGACCCACTAGATCAGCCCATAATAGATGGACTGGTCGAACCCTTTGCTGGCAAAGAAGCTATAGACCCCGCAGTATTTATAGACGACGATGGACAGGCGTATCTCTATTTTGGTTGTAGAGAACCTCGCGTGACCAAGCTCAAGGACAACATGATCGAAAGAGACGGGGAGTTGATGGAAGTAGTGATTTTAGACCAAATGGGAAGGCGACAAGTTTGGCACGAAAAGCCAAAAGAGGCCAAGAATGTACAAGCCAATTATGGAGGAGATGGCGTGTATGGTGAAGGGCCTTGGGTTTTTGAGAGAAATGGCATCTATTATTTCACTTATGCCAATGGCTGGTCGATAGATGCTACCATGGTATATGCGATTTCGGACAATCCGCTAGGACCATTTGTGTACCAAGGCAAGGTGATGGAGCCCGTGAGTTCTAATACTTCTCATGGTTCTATAATCGAGTACAAAGGGCAGTGGTACGTGTTTTATCACACCAAAGATATCTCAGGCAAAAACTACCGTAGATCAGTGGCCGTAGATCAGCTATTTTTTGATGAGAAGGGACAAATAAAAACAGTTGCTCCCACTCGAACTGGGGTGAGTGCAGTGAGAAATTAGTCTGTTTAACTTTATTTTATTTGTCACTTTTTGTTCTGAAAAAAAGCCGTATGTCGGTTTTCTGTGAGTTTTTTACTTGTGCATACAAAAGGAAGACTCATAGATACAGCTAATAGTCGTGAAACCTATTTCTTCGAATTTATAATACTATGATTATGAAGAAGAGTTCAATTTTATTTTTAATGATGTTTGTTTTTGGCTACAGCCAAGCACAGGATCAGCCCAATATTGTTTTATTATTTGTGGATGATTATGGGTGGTCAGACGTAGGGTATCGCAACAGCACGTTCCATACCCCTCATATCGATCAACTCAAGTCGGAAAGCTTGGATTTTTCCAGAGCCTATGTCACCACACCTACCTGTAGTCCTAGTCGGGCTTCGTTGCTCACGGGCAAAGAATCTATTCGAATGGGATTGCCTCGCCATATCATAGATGGTGATAGCAAGAATGCAACCTTCGGCTCAGACGGATCTATTTCAGAATACAATTATTGGCCTACAGATCCAGTACAGATGCCTTCGCGCAACTGGCTGCCCTTAGAGGAAATCACCTATGCGGAGCGTCTCAAGGAATTTGGGTATTACAATATGTTTATTGGGAAGTGGCATCTCGGACACGAACCATACCATCCTACTTTGCAAGGGTTCGACGATTACTATGGCTATGCTAATGCGGGTCATCCCAAAGGCTACTATGCCCCATTTTTCAAACATGAAAATATGCTGTCTGAGTTTGGTAGTGAGGATTATCTCACGGATGTACTTACCGACAAAGCAGAGGATTTTATCAAAAACCACGATCGTAAGCAGCCTTTTATGCTGTCTATGTGGTACTACAATGTCCATGGCCCACACAGAGGACGCAAGGACTTTTTAGAACAATACAAAAAAGAAGGGCTAGAAGATAGATATGCCAACTATGCAGCGATGGTGAGTGCCATGGACGAGTCGGTGGGTAGAGTCAGGCAGGCGTTGGCCGAGGAGGGACTAGACAAAAATACCATTATCATCTTTACTTCTGATCAAGGAGGGTATTTCACTAATGCACCTCTTTCGGGAGGCAAAACTGGTGGTAATACCTTGGGAGAAGGAGGTGCCAGAGTGCCTTTTATGATTTTGTATCCTGGCGTG contains the following coding sequences:
- a CDS encoding putative Ig domain-containing protein, encoding MTNKLKTKWIQRSAPLVALVFLIACGSEIQTEVYRPISGEGKYILTPEAPGTPQINGPAVFGVRPGSPFLYTIPATGQRPLTFEVQNLPAGLQLDVHTGVISGTISDKSMRNYNITLVAKNQLGVDRKVLEVKVGQTICLTPPLGWNSWNCWKTQVTQERVLASARAMVDKGLSNYGWSFINIDDAWQGLRGGKHQGIQADPVKFPDMKQMCDEIHAMGLKVGIYSSPWITTYAGYVGGSSQNPEGDWDDTTMHPDDLRKTKAFWQVGEYTFDDKDALQWADWGIDYLKYDWNPNDRASTQRMADALQNSGRDIVYSLSNTAPMQHADLFSKVVNCFRTAGDLKDRWDQEGSHLNIREEWVLHRNWLDSAFSGSPGHYPDADMLVIGDVVTSGPEGKPVPSRLTADEQYSHVSLWTLWSSPLLIGCPIETLDDFTLNLLTNSEVLDIHQDAVGVAAQSVYLDEGSEIFVKVLADGSKAVGLFNTGKESQTIAMPWSLAKLQGVQQVRDVWRQKDIGLYEGKFSAQVPSHGVVLVRFMANE
- a CDS encoding family 43 glycosylhydrolase, translated to MKYTFLMALYAMCSVGVQAQNPFITHKFIADPSAHVFNDRVYVYASHDEDDAEYYDMVDWACFSSSDLATWVDHGAVLSLSELSWADKWAWAPDAAQRNGLYYLYYPVERNKIGVAVSDRPEGPFEDPLDQPIIDGLVEPFAGKEAIDPAVFIDDDGQAYLYFGCREPRVTKLKDNMIERDGELMEVVILDQMGRRQVWHEKPKEAKNVQANYGGDGVYGEGPWVFERNGIYYFTYANGWSIDATMVYAISDNPLGPFVYQGKVMEPVSSNTSHGSIIEYKGQWYVFYHTKDISGKNYRRSVAVDQLFFDEKGQIKTVAPTRTGVSAVRN
- a CDS encoding sulfatase, whose protein sequence is MKKSSILFLMMFVFGYSQAQDQPNIVLLFVDDYGWSDVGYRNSTFHTPHIDQLKSESLDFSRAYVTTPTCSPSRASLLTGKESIRMGLPRHIIDGDSKNATFGSDGSISEYNYWPTDPVQMPSRNWLPLEEITYAERLKEFGYYNMFIGKWHLGHEPYHPTLQGFDDYYGYANAGHPKGYYAPFFKHENMLSEFGSEDYLTDVLTDKAEDFIKNHDRKQPFMLSMWYYNVHGPHRGRKDFLEQYKKEGLEDRYANYAAMVSAMDESVGRVRQALAEEGLDKNTIIIFTSDQGGYFTNAPLSGGKTGGNTLGEGGARVPFMILYPGVTTPNTTTGQPIQTLDVYPTLIEIASGKKCKDTQINGVSLLPVLAGKKLKSRDLHFFRSYEDQYAAIMSGDWKLVKYHSGKYELFNIGEDISEQNNLIGQGLKQEQQLMDRLDRWEQEAVPVYN